The genome window CCCCTTCAGAGAGTCCTTTGGCGATGTAGTCCAGCACCAGCTCCTGATGCTTCCTGGAAATCAGGGCGCCAAAGTTGGTGTCCGGGTCCATCGGATCACCCGGCTTGATGTTCTTGCGGGTACGCTCCAGCAGACGGTCCATAAACCGCTCGTAGATATCTTCGTGGACAAACACCCGGGTGCCATTGGTGCAGATCTCGCCCTGGGTGTAGAAGTTGCCCACCATGGCGGCCGAGATGGCATTTTCCAGATCGGCATCGTCGAAGATAATCAGCGGCGACTTGCCGCCCAGTTCCATGGTGACGTCCTTGAGAGTGGAAGACGCCGCCGACATGACTTTCTTGCCGGTCGCGACCTCGCCGGTGAACGATACCTTGGCGATGGCCGGCTCGTGGGTGAGCCATTCGCCCACCTCGGCGGCACCCTGCAGCACGTTGAATACGCCGGCCGGAACACCAGCTTCAGCATAGATTTCCGCCAGCTTGATCGCACCCATGGGGGTTTCTTCTGACGGCTTGAAAATCATGGCATTACCGCAGGCCAGTGCCGGTGCGGATTTCCAGCAGGCGATCTGGATCGGGTAGTTCCAGGCACCAATTCCGGCACAAATACCAAGCGGCTCGCGACGGGTGTAATAGAAGTCACCGCCCAGATCCTGCTGGTTGCCTTCGATGGATGGGGCCAGACCGGCAAAGAACTCAACGGCATCGGTGCCCGTGACCACGTCCACGGCTTCCGCTTCCTGCCAGGGTTTGCCGGTATCGCGGACTTCGCAGGCCGCCAATTCGTCGTTGCGCTCACGCAGCAGGGCCACCGCCTTGAGCAGAATGCGGCTGCGCTCAATCGCAGGCTTCGCCGACCACTCGGCAAAGCCGGCCCGGGCGCTCTCAATGGCCGCCTGCTGCACGGATTCGTCAGCCACTTCCACCTCGTAGATCACCTCCCCGGTGGCCGGATTAACGACGGGGAACACCTCACCCGTGCTGTTGGCAAGAAAACGACCGTGGACAAAGTTCTGGAAACGGGGTATCGAATTGGACATAAACAGTGAAACCTCAAGATTATGAATTGGCTGTCTTTTTACGTAGCGGATGTAGCTGTTGTTTCTGTGCCTGCGCCAAGGTCTCATGCACAAAGCGCTTACACAGTGTTTCCGCGGCCTGGAAGCTCTCCTGCGGATCAATGCTCAACGCACTTCGCAACCAGAAGCCGTCGATCAGTGCCGCCGTTTGCCGAGACGCCGCAGTGGCCGCCTCTGGCGCCAGAACCTGGGCAAAGGAATAGCGCAGGTTGCTGAAGAGCCGCGCGTTGTTGATCTGTTGTAACCGTTGCAGCCCCGGCTCATGCATGGAACGCGCCCAGAAACTGAGCCAGGTTTTCGCCGCCAGCGACGAGCGCTGAAACTCGGAAAAATTGGACTCGATGATGCAGCCCAGGCGCTGCTCTGGCGAACCGTCTGTCTTCGCCATGCGTTCCCGCAACTCCTTGCCGAGTAGATCCAGCAAATACCGCGACGCCGCTTCGATCAGGCCCTGCTTGCCACCGAAATAGTGGCTGATGATGCCCGAGGACATCCCGGCCCGTTTGCTGATGCTGACGATGGTGGTATTCAGCATTCCCACCTCGGCGATGGACTCGATGGTGGCGTCGATCAGCTGCTGCTTCCGTGTGTCTTTCACTCCAACTTTTGGCATGGCGACTTCGCTGTACCCTCCGGTCCGCTTGGTTCAATTTTTTATTAATTGAACGTTCAATTAACGATAAGGCTACAGAAAAGATTACAGGCTTTCAACGTTGGTCAGAAAACGAACAGGTAAAAATAGGGAGTGCTTCGGAAAAACCTGAGTTTTACCGGGAGTTTGGGGGAGTTTTCAGCTTTTACTCTTACTTTCTTCGATAATCCGGATCCGTCCAGCATATCGGCAAGGATTCACCAGACGGGAAACTCAGTTCCGCCTTCAGGTAAAACTCTGCATCCTGGGCTTCCTCACCGTAATGCAGACTGCCTTTGACCCGGGTTTCATGGGGGTCGAACAGCAAACGGGTATCCAGCACCTCAATCAGGTGCCCGGTGGATTTCTCTGCCACAAACATATCGCGCTCCTGTTCCAATCATTTCAGGAAGACCAGTCACTGGTCAGAGGGTTCGTCGGAAAACGCGCTGAGGTGGAAGGCAATGGCCTCATCCACCGCATCCATCCCATATGACCTGGGTTCAGGAGCCGACCCGCCGGCGAGGACATCCAGAACAGAACGCACACCCTGGGCAAGCGACTCCGTGTTGTAGCCACCTTCCAGAACAAAGGCGATTCGACCGTCACAAAGCCGGTCTGCCAAAGACTGCACAATGCTCGTCATGGCGGCAAAGCCCTCGAAAGAGACGTTCAGGGCAAGGTCATACCAGTGTGCGTCAAAACCCGCCGAAACCAGAATCAAGTCCGGTTTAAAGTACTCTGCTGCCGGCACCAGTATCTCGTTTAAAGCCTTCAGGTAGGCCTCATCGCCGGCGCCGCCCGGCATGGGAACGTTTATCGTGGTGCCCTCTCCCATTCCTGCGCCAACATCCTCCAGGTTGCCACTGCCCGGATAAAAAGGCGAGGCCCGGTGAATATCGAAAAACATGACATGCGGGTCCGCCCAGAATATGTCCTGGGTACCATTGCCGTGATGTGCATCCCAATCGACGATCAG of Marinobacter sediminum contains these proteins:
- the betB gene encoding betaine-aldehyde dehydrogenase, with product MPRFQNFVHGRFLANSTGEVFPVVNPATGEVIYEVEVADESVQQAAIESARAGFAEWSAKPAIERSRILLKAVALLRERNDELAACEVRDTGKPWQEAEAVDVVTGTDAVEFFAGLAPSIEGNQQDLGGDFYYTRREPLGICAGIGAWNYPIQIACWKSAPALACGNAMIFKPSEETPMGAIKLAEIYAEAGVPAGVFNVLQGAAEVGEWLTHEPAIAKVSFTGEVATGKKVMSAASSTLKDVTMELGGKSPLIIFDDADLENAISAAMVGNFYTQGEICTNGTRVFVHEDIYERFMDRLLERTRKNIKPGDPMDPDTNFGALISRKHQELVLDYIAKGLSEGATLTHGGRAFEPEDSKGGYFVEPTIFTDCTDDMSIVREEIFGPVMSVLTFSDEDEVIARANGTDTGLAAGLFTSDIRRAHRVIHQIQAGICWINSYGASPAEMPVGGYKLSGIGRENGRITLDYYTQIKSVYVGMEDLDAPF
- the betI gene encoding transcriptional regulator BetI, coding for MPKVGVKDTRKQQLIDATIESIAEVGMLNTTIVSISKRAGMSSGIISHYFGGKQGLIEAASRYLLDLLGKELRERMAKTDGSPEQRLGCIIESNFSEFQRSSLAAKTWLSFWARSMHEPGLQRLQQINNARLFSNLRYSFAQVLAPEAATAASRQTAALIDGFWLRSALSIDPQESFQAAETLCKRFVHETLAQAQKQQLHPLRKKTANS
- a CDS encoding acetyltransferase; this translates as MFVAEKSTGHLIEVLDTRLLFDPHETRVKGSLHYGEEAQDAEFYLKAELSFPSGESLPICWTDPDYRRK
- a CDS encoding histone deacetylase family protein, whose translation is MAERRDVSVFYDERVLNHAPDANSAFLPGRLDKRIRGILAGLNVQWKYPEHPGRIHAIMDLLTREPVPGVRFEPGKAATREQLGRVHTQSYLDDIFSLRDKNAWLDVDTTAVSPGSIEAAEVAAGTAIAAVEAVVAGSTGSAFALVRPPGHHAEPVRARGFCLLNNVAVAAAHAQAELGCKRVLIVDWDAHHGNGTQDIFWADPHVMFFDIHRASPFYPGSGNLEDVGAGMGEGTTINVPMPGGAGDEAYLKALNEILVPAAEYFKPDLILVSAGFDAHWYDLALNVSFEGFAAMTSIVQSLADRLCDGRIAFVLEGGYNTESLAQGVRSVLDVLAGGSAPEPRSYGMDAVDEAIAFHLSAFSDEPSDQ